Proteins from a single region of Desulfobacter postgatei 2ac9:
- a CDS encoding dihydroorotate dehydrogenase-like protein, with translation MDISTTYMGLALESPVIVGSSGLTDSVEKLKKIEEAGAGAAVLKSIFEEEIAYEYNDIIKDVSLTTGYNLEQFDYLDMQLRGKKLFAYLELIKQAKAGVSMPVIASVNCVYSHEWASFAKQIADAGADALELNMFFSPTDFERESSELEKVYFQIVEKLLKTVTIPVSLKISYYFSNLGRMIQRLSETGVSGIVLFNRFFSPDIDTEKLEVKPSFVFSSPSDIAISLRWMAIMSQRVKCDLAASTGVHDAQGVIKHILAGAQAVQMVSTLYKNKTPYLKTVIQDIRNWMEIHGFNSLADFRGKLSQAEAQNPSVYDRLQFMKYYS, from the coding sequence ATGGACATTTCAACAACCTATATGGGGCTTGCCCTTGAAAGCCCTGTTATTGTAGGCAGTTCCGGATTAACCGACTCTGTGGAAAAACTAAAAAAAATTGAAGAAGCCGGAGCGGGTGCCGCCGTACTTAAATCCATCTTTGAAGAAGAAATCGCCTATGAATACAATGACATCATAAAGGACGTGTCCCTTACAACAGGATACAACCTGGAACAATTTGATTATCTTGACATGCAACTTCGGGGGAAGAAACTGTTTGCATATCTGGAACTGATCAAACAGGCAAAGGCCGGGGTGAGTATGCCTGTTATTGCCAGCGTAAACTGTGTCTACTCTCATGAATGGGCCTCCTTTGCCAAACAGATCGCCGATGCCGGGGCTGATGCCCTGGAACTGAACATGTTTTTTTCGCCCACTGATTTTGAACGGGAGAGCAGTGAACTGGAAAAAGTCTATTTTCAGATTGTTGAAAAACTTTTAAAGACAGTCACCATACCGGTTTCACTGAAGATAAGCTACTATTTTTCAAACCTGGGAAGAATGATCCAGCGGCTTTCGGAAACCGGTGTCTCCGGTATTGTCCTGTTTAATCGGTTTTTCAGTCCGGATATTGATACGGAGAAACTTGAAGTCAAACCCTCCTTTGTTTTCAGTTCCCCTTCGGATATAGCCATCTCCCTGAGATGGATGGCAATTATGTCCCAAAGAGTTAAATGTGATCTGGCTGCATCCACCGGGGTTCATGACGCACAGGGTGTGATCAAGCATATTCTGGCCGGTGCCCAGGCCGTGCAGATGGTATCGACATTGTACAAAAACAAAACACCATACCTTAAAACAGTTATCCAGGATATCCGGAATTGGATGGAAATTCATGGCTTTAACTCTCTGGCGGACTTCCGCGGGAAGCTGAGCCAGGCAGAAGCCCAAAACCCGTCTGTTTACGACCGGCTTCAGTTCATGAAGTATTATTCATAG
- a CDS encoding adenosine-specific kinase produces the protein MELISVTIENPEDLNFILGHSHFIKTVEDIHEAIVCTVPNAKFGVAFCEASGECLIRHSGTDEQMVAFAKKNAQALSAGHTFIIFMKDMFPVNIVNTIQAVPEVVRIHCATANPTQVIMAQTDQGRGILGVVDGFSSKGVETQEDIKKRKDLLRVIGYKL, from the coding sequence ATGGAACTTATCAGCGTAACCATAGAAAATCCCGAAGACCTCAATTTTATCCTGGGTCATTCCCATTTTATCAAGACAGTTGAAGATATTCATGAGGCCATTGTCTGTACCGTACCCAACGCCAAATTCGGTGTGGCGTTTTGTGAGGCTTCCGGGGAGTGCCTCATACGTCATTCCGGCACGGACGAACAGATGGTGGCATTTGCAAAAAAGAACGCCCAGGCCCTGTCAGCCGGTCATACCTTTATCATTTTCATGAAAGATATGTTCCCCGTCAACATCGTGAACACCATCCAGGCCGTTCCCGAGGTGGTGCGAATTCATTGCGCCACAGCCAACCCCACCCAGGTGATCATGGCCCAGACCGACCAGGGCAGAGGCATTCTGGGGGTGGTGGACGGTTTTTCTTCCAAGGGTGTTGAAACACAAGAGGACATTAAGAAACGCAAAGATTTGTTAAGGGTGATCGGCTATAAGCTTTAA
- a CDS encoding permease encodes MNFAFGDLLTDIAKPFTIGVIIAGFITFFFPSGISTWSQNNSLLSMLIMLVAGIPMYVCATSSTPIAAALILAALLARSLFKRRDCHDHDHI; translated from the coding sequence TTGAACTTTGCCTTTGGAGACCTTCTCACCGATATTGCCAAACCTTTCACCATTGGGGTGATCATTGCCGGCTTCATTACATTCTTTTTTCCTTCCGGTATCAGCACATGGAGCCAGAATAATTCACTCCTCTCCATGCTGATCATGCTGGTTGCCGGCATCCCCATGTATGTGTGCGCCACGTCGTCAACCCCCATTGCCGCAGCGTTGATCCTGGCAGCGCTTCTGGCACGAAGCCTGTTCAAGCGACGGGACTGCCACGACCACGATCACATATGA
- a CDS encoding permease, translated as MTTTIKNIILEVWHVYLDVSVFMLFGFLVAALLYVFFKADKIKKYLGKGRVKPVMLAALFGIPIPLCSCAVIPVVTGLKKQGAWQKD; from the coding sequence ATGACAACCACAATAAAAAATATTATTCTTGAAGTCTGGCATGTTTACCTGGATGTATCGGTATTTATGCTTTTCGGCTTTTTGGTGGCAGCTCTGCTCTATGTATTTTTCAAAGCAGACAAAATTAAGAAATATTTAGGTAAAGGCAGGGTGAAACCGGTGATGCTCGCGGCCCTGTTCGGCATCCCGATTCCCTTGTGCAGCTGCGCGGTAATCCCCGTGGTCACCGGCTTAAAAAAACAAGGCGCCTGGCAGAAGGATTGA
- a CDS encoding TIGR01777 family oxidoreductase, with product MKTVLITGASGFVGQALAQKYLDAGWQVNGIGTSLNHPMADAYDNFLWTSADTSLPGEWQDLVAQSDVIVNLAGRNIFKRWTTAYKKAIYDSRIQTTKHLVGAMPDTFHGQLLNASAAGFYGDRGDTPLTETQSYGTGFLARVCRDWEAQAQRATSKGARVAIMRFGVVLGSGGALAVMSRAFRMFAGGPLGSGEQWFPWVHLDDLARAVFFLMEHNAQGIYNFTGPVPIRQKAFAKALGRALKRPAIMPAPAFFIRLFMGQLGDSFLCSQKALPAALETAGFRFKYDTAASALTQIVKTRNGI from the coding sequence ATGAAAACTGTTTTAATCACCGGGGCCTCCGGCTTTGTGGGACAGGCACTTGCACAAAAATATCTGGATGCGGGTTGGCAGGTAAACGGCATCGGCACTTCGTTAAACCATCCGATGGCTGATGCGTATGATAATTTTTTATGGACCAGTGCGGATACCTCTTTGCCCGGAGAGTGGCAGGATCTTGTGGCCCAATCGGATGTCATCGTTAACCTGGCGGGCAGAAATATTTTTAAGCGCTGGACAACGGCGTACAAAAAAGCCATTTATGATTCCAGAATTCAAACCACAAAACATCTGGTGGGCGCGATGCCCGACACCTTTCATGGACAGTTGCTCAATGCCTCTGCGGCAGGATTTTACGGTGACCGGGGTGATACCCCTTTAACTGAGACACAATCGTACGGAACCGGATTTCTGGCCCGGGTGTGTCGGGACTGGGAAGCCCAGGCCCAACGCGCCACATCAAAGGGGGCAAGGGTGGCGATTATGAGATTCGGGGTGGTTCTTGGTTCAGGGGGAGCCCTTGCCGTCATGTCCCGGGCCTTCAGGATGTTCGCGGGTGGGCCTTTGGGATCAGGGGAGCAGTGGTTCCCATGGGTTCATCTGGATGATCTGGCCCGGGCTGTCTTCTTTCTAATGGAACATAATGCCCAGGGGATTTACAATTTCACAGGGCCGGTCCCCATCCGGCAAAAGGCGTTTGCCAAAGCTCTGGGCCGGGCATTGAAGCGCCCGGCGATCATGCCGGCCCCGGCTTTTTTTATCAGGTTGTTTATGGGGCAGCTTGGGGATTCGTTTCTTTGCAGCCAGAAAGCGCTTCCGGCCGCATTGGAAACAGCCGGCTTCCGGTTTAAATATGACACTGCAGCCAGCGCGTTGACACAAATAGTTAAAACAAGAAACGGAATATAA
- a CDS encoding rubredoxin-like domain-containing protein produces MKKWQCSVCKYIHTGDEPPEKCPVCGVSGDKFVPFEEEAGTDTPKVEPDADANKTEPPPKEPPAPNHSETSSASGLGKSDRAVVYLKKAGDLMVKHHAHPMSVHLPNGVIPVVAILIILAWFSGSDLMLKAGFINLVFVLIALPLVGLTGVLEWKKKYNQAQTTVFKIKICAAAVTAVCCIMSIIWYLVNPEVLGSSGAWLFVMINLLMLVAAGVAGHIGGKLVFKE; encoded by the coding sequence ATGAAAAAATGGCAATGCTCTGTGTGCAAATACATTCATACAGGAGATGAACCCCCTGAAAAATGTCCGGTGTGCGGTGTCTCCGGAGATAAGTTTGTGCCGTTTGAAGAGGAAGCAGGCACTGATACACCCAAGGTTGAGCCGGATGCAGATGCAAACAAAACCGAGCCCCCCCCAAAAGAGCCTCCTGCCCCAAACCATTCCGAAACATCAAGTGCATCAGGTTTAGGAAAATCGGATCGTGCGGTTGTCTACCTGAAAAAAGCGGGTGACCTGATGGTGAAGCACCATGCCCATCCAATGTCGGTTCACCTGCCCAACGGGGTCATCCCTGTGGTCGCAATCCTGATCATTCTTGCCTGGTTTTCCGGTTCGGATCTGATGTTAAAGGCCGGCTTTATCAATTTGGTATTTGTACTTATTGCCCTGCCTCTGGTTGGGTTGACAGGCGTTCTTGAGTGGAAGAAAAAATATAATCAGGCGCAAACCACCGTGTTTAAAATAAAAATCTGCGCTGCAGCGGTAACCGCAGTCTGCTGCATTATGTCAATCATCTGGTATCTGGTAAACCCGGAGGTGTTAGGCTCCTCCGGTGCCTGGCTATTTGTGATGATTAACTTGCTGATGCTTGTGGCAGCCGGGGTGGCCGGACACATCGGCGGAAAGCTGGTGTTCAAGGAATAA